The following are encoded together in the Equus quagga isolate Etosha38 chromosome 15, UCLA_HA_Equagga_1.0, whole genome shotgun sequence genome:
- the LOC124226071 gene encoding histone H2A type 1-C: protein MSGRGKQGGKARAKAKSRSSRAGLQFPVGRVHRLLRKGNYAERVGAGAPVYLAAVLEYLTAEILELAGNAARDNKKTRIIPRHLQLAIRNDEELNKLLGRVTIAQGGVLPNIQAVLLPKKTESHHKAKGK, encoded by the coding sequence ATGTCTGGCCGTGGCAAGCAAGGAGGTAAAGCTCGCGCCAAGGCGAAGTCTCGTTCTTCTCGCGCTGGTCTACAGTTCCCCGTGGGCCGAGTGCACCGCCTTCTCCGCAAAGGCAACTACGCCGAGCGGGTTGGGGCTGGGGCGCCGGTGTACCTGGCGGCGGTGCTGGAGTATTTAACGGCCGAGATCTTAGAGCTGGCGGGCAACGCGGCCCGCGACAACAAGAAGACGCGTATCATCCCGCGCCACCTGCAGTTGGCCATCCGCAACGATGAGGAGCTCAATAAGCTGCTGGGCCGCGTGACCATCGCTCAGGGCGGCGTCCTGCCCAATATCCAGGCCGTGCTGCTGCCCAAAAAGACCGAGAGTCACCACAAGGCTAAGGGCAAGTGA
- the LOC124226078 gene encoding histone H2B type 1-C/E/F/G/I yields MPEPAKSAPAPKKGSKKAVTKAQKKDGKKRKRSRKESYSVYVYKVLKQVHPDTGISSKAMGIMNSFVNDIFERIAGEASRLAHYNKRSTITSREIQTAVRLLLPGELAKHAVSEGTKAVTKYTSSK; encoded by the coding sequence ATGCCTGAGCCAGCGAAATCAGCTCCTGCCCCGAAGAAGGGCTCGAAGAAGGCGGTGACCAAGGCGCAGAAGAAGGACGGCAAGAAGCGCAAGCGCAGCCGCAAGGAGAGTTACTCCGTTTACGTGTACAAGGTGTTGAAGCAGGTCCACCCCGACACCGGCATCTCGTCCAAGGCCATGGGCATCATGAACTCGTTCGTCAACGACATCTTTGAACGCATCGCGGGTGAGGCGTCGCGCTTGGCGCATTACAACAAGCGCTCGACTATCACTTCCAGAGAGATCCAGACGGCCGTGCGCCTGCTGCTGCCCGGGGAGCTGGCCAAGCACGCCGTGTCCGAGGGCACAAAGGCTGTCACCAAGTATACTAGCTCCAAGTAA